GTTGCTCTTATGCAGCAGTCCTTTTACGCGGTCGTTTAAAAGAACAAACGTACCGAACGTTGCAAACCCCTGGACTTTTCCCAGATATACCTGGCCTTCTACGATGTCATCCACTTCACAACCGGGCCCAAGCCGGTATACCATATCAATTGTACCCATGTAAATTTACTCCGAGTCTTCAAAATCTTCTATTTCATCGGTATCTGCACCGCAGAGACCGTACAGTTTCTCTTCCCCGTCGCGTCGTCCGCGTGCCACCAGCAGATCTCCTGCATGCAGGAGAACACTGCGTGCCGGCCGGTAGGTCCAGCGGTTCTCGTGTTTGATGGCAAAGATAACCATGCCGGTGACGGTTCCCACGTGGGAATCGGCGAGGGATTTTTTGTCCAGCGGGGAACCCGGATGAACGGTTACCCAGGAGATGATCTCATCTGACTCCCGGACAATCCTTTTCAGAATCGGGGGAACATCGATCTCACGGAGAACAACATCGGCAATGGAGCTTGCGGCATCTGAGATGGACTCGGCAAACGAAGACATGTACAGCATGCCGCGGAGACTTGCAACATCCTCGGTACGCTTTGCCGCTTCCAGTGTCCAGAGATCAAGCCGGAGCCGCATCTCGTCAAGTTCCTCTTCGAGTGCCACAACCTCGTTTGCGAGGTCCATGTTCTCATGCAGGAGGGCTGTATAGGCGAGGCCGACGGAGAGTTCACTGATGTTTTTCATCTCGATCATCAGGGCCGCCGCCCGATCGAGATCGCTGATGGCCGTGGCGACGTCATCGTCATCATCCGGAACAGGCTGTCCGGCCATCTCGCAGAGGGCAGGGAATCCGTACTCGGGTCCCCGCCCCACCAGTACGTCGCCTGCGCGAAGAACGGTGTGTTTGTCGGGGTCGTAGATTCTCTGCCGCATGCGGCGTATCATGATAATTCTGATACCGGTTGCGGACTGAAGTTTGATGTCGCCGAGACGCGCACCGTCAAGGGCGCTGTTGCCTGCAACAACGGTGCGGTGGGTTGCCTCTTCGGCTTCCGGCAATGCTTTTCTGAGATTTGCCGGGAAGGAAACGTGCCGCATGATGTTTTTTGCGATGTCTGCGGCCTGATTAGAGATGCGTTCCGAGGCTTCTGCAAGCTGCAGAAGACCACTCATCGGTTCGGTATCTTCCAGACGGCGTACGCTCATCATACTGGTGATGCGTGCCTGATATACGAGGTCGTTCATCCGTTCTTCAAGTTCGATGACTTCGTCTGCGATGGCGTTGCTTTCAAAAAGCACCGCAGAGTAAGCCAGATCAACCATCAGTTCCGAGATATCCTTCATTTCAATGAGGACATCCTTGAGGTTGATGGGTTGATAGTCGCGTTCCATCATGCCTTACTATTATAATGAAGACGTCTGACTACTTAAGTCAAATCCTCCCGGGAAGCAGATCAGGAGTGTCCTGAAAAAAATCGTCTCTGCGGTTGTTGATGAATCCGTTCTGACTGCATGGCTATGGATTAAAACCCCGGACGTGATGAATTTTTATCGTTTTTTGTGCGTGCAGGATTCTGTACCTTTAATGACAGGGAGGATGACATCATTCCGGATTTCCTTTGCCGGAAGCATCAGTAAAAATTCAGATGCAGACAGAAACTACTTGTTTTCGGGTTTTAAACCGGAATGTACTGCTCCCTGTCAGTCTGTGTTCAACATTTTTATCCAGAATCATGCCGAAGGATACAATGCATGAAACTCTTACACTCCAAGATGCGAAGCCGGCGTTATGCCGGCTTTGCTGTCTTACTTACAGCAGTGATGTTTGCCGCCGTCCTCTGTATCGCACCCGCTGCCGCCGTGGTCTGTGATGAATCCGGCAGTGATGAGATCTGGATTCCGGATGCAGAGGACAATGATGTCCCTGAACAAATTGATGACGGGAAGGTCAACGGAGACGAGGCTATCCCGCAGTCTTCAACATCAATGGTCTACAGAGGCCCCGTCTATGATCCTGCTAATTTTACCATTACCGCAAGCGGCCCCGATCTCTCACCAGAGGAGCTGTTCGAGTCAGCAAATGCTACCCTGAACACCTATACTGCACTCTTTGGAAAAACTGTGGCACCCATTGCTTTGTCCGAGTCCTGCCTGTCACCGGATTCCCTTAACCTGCGGAAAAAACTACCCGTGGGTGCGTTATCTGCATCCCCGGTATCAGAAGGGTATATTGGTCTGCCTGATGTGGAAGTACCTGACGGCAAAATACTCGCTGCCTATGGTTTTCGGGTACTGCCAACCGGGCAAACTATGGTCTATGCATCTATCGTTTCCTCGGATGCAAATGACGCGGCATATGCATCAGCCGCGGAGGAACTGAATGAATGGATGAACACTGATATGAATGAAAAGACGAAGGATGCAGGTACTTCTATTGTTGCCTGCGCTGCAGGGTTACCAACAGTCGTTTCGGACTCCTTGAAGATTAGTGAAATGTATACACCCAAATATTATGAGGAAAATACTGAAAAATATGGGGAAGTTAACGTAAAATCCAGTTGGTACTGGGATAAGTGTGGAGATCTAAGTAATAAGCATGATTATTTCTATGCCACGGCCGAGGTGATAATGAACCCTGGTATACTCAGAGGTGGTGCGGGAAACAAATATAAAAATCACCAGATGACCATTGAAATGGATGCCTTACT
The window above is part of the Methanocorpusculum vombati genome. Proteins encoded here:
- a CDS encoding potassium channel family protein, with product MMERDYQPINLKDVLIEMKDISELMVDLAYSAVLFESNAIADEVIELEERMNDLVYQARITSMMSVRRLEDTEPMSGLLQLAEASERISNQAADIAKNIMRHVSFPANLRKALPEAEEATHRTVVAGNSALDGARLGDIKLQSATGIRIIMIRRMRQRIYDPDKHTVLRAGDVLVGRGPEYGFPALCEMAGQPVPDDDDDVATAISDLDRAAALMIEMKNISELSVGLAYTALLHENMDLANEVVALEEELDEMRLRLDLWTLEAAKRTEDVASLRGMLYMSSFAESISDAASSIADVVLREIDVPPILKRIVRESDEIISWVTVHPGSPLDKKSLADSHVGTVTGMVIFAIKHENRWTYRPARSVLLHAGDLLVARGRRDGEEKLYGLCGADTDEIEDFEDSE